The sequence AATCATGCCTGCGGGACCACGTTCATTCCTCCCGACCCTGCCGACGGGAGCTCGGGTGCAGCCTGCGACGTTTCGGGGATCCGGCACGGCACAAGACTCCACGGAGGCTCAGGCGCGTCTCGTATCCGTCCGGGCCGGGAGGGACCATGGCAGCTTCCGGCCATTTGGAGGTCACGGCGCCTCCCTTCGTTCGGATCCGTCGAAGCTCACGATGGGAACCCCCGAGAGTTGCTCCCCGCCCGACGCAGTGACCCGGAAGGTTTCTTGCACGTAGAGACAATGACGCTCGTCGTTCGTCACGATGTGCGGGTGGATGGAGATGATCATGTTCTCCTCGAGGACGGTCTCGACACCGACCCCGATGCGCGGATGGGCCACCATGATCATGTCGATCGAATGTCCGGTCACGTGGCCCGCCTTGACGGCGAGACCGGAGAAGGCGCCGAACACCGCGGTGTGGACGTCGTGGGCGGTGTTGCCGGCACGCAGGGTCGTGCGAGCCCGTTCGAAGCAGTCCTGGTACGCGGCCATGATCTCGATCGTGGGCGAGGCGAGGCCGCCTGCGCAGATCGGGCGGGCAAACTCGGCCCAGTATCCCGATGGGCCGGCAATCTCGATCGAATAGAGGAGAAGGTCGTCGGCGGCAACGGGACGCGACGGATCGGGGTGCTTGAACTCCGGCCCCGCGGTACCGTGCCTGCCCGAAAGAACCATGTTCATCGTTGTGCGGGTGGTGCCATGTGCGACGAAGAGTGCCTCCGCGGGTGCCATGATCTCCGCTTCCGTCTTCCCGGGCTCGTAGGCGTCGAGGACCTCCCAGAATCCGCGCTCGTTGAGATCGAAGCTCGAGCGGACGAACGTGAGCTCCTCTTCGCTCTTGACCGCGCGGATGAGATCGAACTCGACGTCGTAGTCGACGATCTCGACGTCTCCAGCCGTGAGTGCGACGTGATCGCGTACCGGCATGATGAAGTTGACCCCGTACACGCCGATTCGGTGCCATCCACGCGCTCGGGCGAGTTCACGGATCCACAGACCCGGCACATCCGCGAAGACCTGCTCATCGAACCAACACTCCCCGTGCTCGCCCACCCATCTGGCCTCGGTGGGGAACACGGCGATCGGGTCTCCGTCTCGCGGCACCAGCGCATACGCGTAACGGTGCACCATCCGGAATCCCGAAACCCATCGAATCGCTCCTTCGAAGCCCGTGTACTCGGAGCCGGCGATGACGAGGGCGTCGAGATCGTCGCGGGCGAGCGCATCACGAATCACCCGGTGGCGGCGGTCGATCTCGATCCGGCTGGGTGTGGGCGTCGTCATGTCTCCTCCAGTTCCCACGAAGCTTCGAGACCTCGGATGAGGTACCAGGCGGTGCGGTTGAACGGTGTCGCGATCCCGACCTCGTCACCGAAGCGGCAGATCCCCCCGTTGAGCTGATCGATCTCGGTGCGGCGCCGCGAAAAGACATCCTGGAGCATGCTCGGCTTGTGATCGAGGGCGACGGCGATGCTCTCCTCGAGCAGGTCTGCAGGATCCTTTTCCATCGTGATGCCGAGCTCGTCTGCGACCGCCTTGCCCTCGGTGATGACCGCGTCCATTACCCAGCGAACGTCGGGATGCAGGGCTGCCCGACCGTGGGGGAGTCGGGTCAAGGAGCAGAGTGCATTCGACGCGGCGTTGAAGATGAGTTTCGTCCATTGTGCCCCACGAGCATCCGCAAGTGCCTGGGTCTCCATGCCGGAGCGTGTCAGCGTTTCGGCCAGTCGTATGACATCTTCCATGGGCGCCGGCTTCGGCTCGAAGGGGCCGATCCAGGTCTTTCCGGCCGCATCCCACTGTACGACGCCCGGGGCGGTGACACGTCCCGCGGGGAACGTCGTTCCCCGGATCACACGCGGAACGTACTCGGCGATGACTTCCTCATTGCCGACGCCGTTCTGAACCGAGCAGACGGCGGCATCGGCGAACGCGTGGGCGGATGCAGCGATGGCATCGCGTGTGTACAGGCCCTTGGTGGCCACGATGCCGAAGTCGAGCGCCGGAAGCTCCGTCGCGTCGGTCGTGGCTCTCGGTCGAGTGTGAAGCTCTCCGATTCCCGTCAACCGCAATCCGTCACGCTTGATCGCCTCTACGTGCTCCCGCCAGACGTCGAAGATCCAGACTTCGACGTCGTCGAGCGCGGCGAGATGTGCGGCGAACAGGCTTCCGACTGCGCCACATCCGATGATCCCGATCTTCACATCGATCCTCCCTCAGTCGTCGAAAGAGCGGTCGCGGGCTTTCACGAGCCGGTACAGCGCGGTGGTCAACGGTACCGCCACCCCGGCCAGGGCCGCCTCCCGTACAAGTGAGCCCTGAATGAAGTCTGCTTCGGTACGGCGTCCGGCCCGGATGTCTGCGAGCATCGACGGGATGTGGGCGTACTCTTCGGCCAGCGTGCTCCCGCGGCTGACGGCTTCGACGTTCATCTTCCACGGGTCTTCCCAGAGGGTCACGCCTCTTGCCGTGGCCACTTTCAGCCCTTCCTCCATGAGGTCGTGGACGAGGTGCCCGAGATCGCTCTCACGATCGCGCCGTGCGAACAGGGCCACGTGTGGGAGATCCGTCACGGCTGCCACACCATTGACCGCAGAGTTGAAGATGAGCTTCGACCATTGGGCGGGGCACAGATCGGAGAGCACTTCGACGTGGAGCCCGGCTTTCTCGAATAGTCGTCCCACTTCTTCGACGTCGGGGAGCGGTGTTGCCGTGCCGGCGTAGGGTCCCATCCAGGTGGCGGTGTCCAGTTCGTATTCAACGTGTCGATCGTCCCGGCGCGTGCCGCTCATGAAGGTCACCGCGGAGATGAGTCGCCATGGACCGTGGCGGCGAATGACCTCTTCCACACCAAGTCCGTTTTGTATCGTCATGACGGTGGCGTTGGGCGAGTGTCCGGCGAGAGAGGACACGGCGGTTGCGACATGGGGGGCTTTCGTGGCGACGATGGCAAGGTCGAACTCGGGAAGGGTGGCAGGATCGGTCGTGGCGTGCACGGCGACGGTGAAGTCCGACTTGCCGGAGATACGAAGTCCCGCGGCGTTGAGCACCTCGGCCTGCTCCGGGCGCCGCACGAGGAGCGATATGTCGGCGACACGGGCCAGATGGCCGGCACAAAGCGAGCCGATCGTTCCCGCTCCGACGACACAGATCCTCGTCAAGGTCATCGATTCACCCCTGCTCTCGGCGGTGCGCGACGATATGCCGGAGCTCGGCGTCGGTCACGAGGTCTCGTTTTGCCGATCCGAGGGCCTTGACGTCGGCGAGCACTGCGGCTTCGAGCTCGACGGGAAGGTCGATGCCGAGTTCGGCAGCTTTGATGCGGATGCTCACGATCCCGCTCTTCTTGCCGAGGACGATCCCACGTTCGGCTCCGACGAGTTCGGAGGAATATGGCTCCACGGCGGCCGGTTCGTGAAACTGCATGGCGACGGCTCCCGACTCTCGCACGAAGAGGTTCCTTCCGGTGACCGCCTTCCACGGTGCGAGGTCGTAGCCGGAGAGTTCCTGGATGAGGTCGGCGACGGCGGTCATCCGATCGAATCGCAACCGTGTGGAGCCGCCATAGAGTGCTTCGAGGGCGAGCGCGAACTCCCCGAGGTCGGTATTGCCCGCTCGTTCACCCATCCCGTTGATCGATCCCTGTACCCAAGTCGCTCCGGCTCGGACCGCCGCGAGAGAACCCGCGACGGCGAGGCCAAAGTCGTTGTGGCCATGCCAGTGGATCGGGATGTCCGGGCCTATCCACGCACGACACCGCTCGATGAGCAGTGTGACCGCCTCCGGGGATGCGATGCCGAGGGTGTCGACCATGGCGACCTCTGCCGCGCCTGCGTCCACTGCCGCCCGATAGATGCGTTCCATGAAGGCCGGGTCGGCCCGTGAGCCGTCGACTCCGAAGAAACAGACCGTGACGTCATGTCCGGCGGCGTGTTCGACGGCCCGGACGACCCGTTCGGTCACCTTCGCCCGGTCGAGGCCGTAGGCGGCGAGTTTGCCGTCGCTGATCGGCGCCTCGACGACCGCGAACCTGACCCCGAGCTCGGTGAGCTGCTCCACGTCGGCGGGGACCGCACGGGAGAATCCCCAGATCTCGGCATCGAGGTCATCGGCCATGATGAGCTCATAGGCGCGGGCATCCTCGGGCGTCACTCTGGGAAAGCCCGCCTCGATCCGGTCGACACCGAGTGTGTCGAGCGCACGGGCGATCTCGAGCTTCAGTTCGGCGCCGAGGACACATCCGACGGCCTGTTCCCCGTCGCGCAGGCTCGTGTCGTAGATCCCGACATGGCCGAGAGGACGGTCGATGGCCTCCTCGTTGAGTGTGCCCGTCCAGACTCGAGAGCGGTCGATCATCGGAAGTCGTCCTCGTACCGGCAGAGTTTCTTTGCACCGTCGGCGGTGATGAGGAAGTTGTCCTCGAGACGGAGTCCACCGCCTCCCGGGAAGTAGGTCCCCGGTTCGATGGCGAGCACCATTCCCTCCTCGATCATGCCTTCACCCGCCTGGTGGGGCCACGGGGGTTCGTGCGCCCGGGTGCCGACACCGTGTGAGACCGGGTGAGAGGGCGAATCGTACCCTGCCTCGACGATGCCTTCCCGAATGATCCGGTCGAGCCCGGCCAACGGGACGCCTGGTCTCGCATAGGCGATCGCGCGCCGCCAGACGGCCAGGAGGTCGTCGAGGAGTCGGTCGTAGCGGGGAGTGAGGGTGCCGACGACCATGTTCTTCGTGAGGTCGTTCCAGTACCCGTCGGCGCAGACCCAGATCTCGAAGAGCGTGGGCTCGTCGGAGACGACGGGTTCCCCCTTCGTCGGTGTAAACGTGCGGATCCCGTCTCCGGACCAGACGAGCGAGAAGCCGCGGGCCATGAGCACCTTGTCGTCAAACCCGATTCCCACCTCGTGGACGTGACCTTCCCAGAGGGCGCCGAGTTCGGCGGTGCTCATCCCGACGCGGATGCGCTCCCGGCAATGTTCGAGGGCGAGGGCGGCAAGCTCATTGGCGATGCTCATCCGCTCGATTTCCTGGGGGGTCTTGATCAGCCGTGCGCGGGTGAGGAGCGGGACGGCATCGACGACCTTCTCGGCGACGCCGTCGAAGGCGTGAAAGTATGCCTCGGTGAACACGGTCGGTTCTCCCGCCATCCGATCTGCCCCCTGGGAGAGTTGGGACCGTTCGATTCCGATTCGTCCGGTGAGGCCGCGTTCACGAAGGACTTCCAGGGTCCGGTCGAGCGAGCGTGCGGCCGGTGGTCGCGGATCCGCCGGATCGTACCCGTTGAAGAGGAGGATGTCGGAGGTCCATGCCATCTCGTGGGCTTCCTCCTCCTGGGGTACGAGGGCCATGAGGGTGGGGTCGCCCTCGCGAGGGAAGACCGCCATGGCATAGCCTTTCATCGACCAGTAGTTGGTCAGGTAGCAGACGTTGTCGGGAGATCGGACGACGAGCGCGTCCAGACCGTCGTCGGCCATCAGTGCTCGAACCCGGTCGAGTTTCGCGGTATCGATCGCATAGGTCACGGTTCTGCCCTCCGGGGCGTCGGGGGCGGGGTTCCGTACGCCTGCTCCCACGAGATGATCGGATTCGCGAGAATGCCGATGTTCTCGATCTCGCATTCGACCCGATCACCCGGTTGCAGGTAGAAGTCTTCTGCATCGGCTCGGAACGCCGCGACTCCTGCCACCGTCCCGGTCGAGACGATATCGCCGGGGCTGTATCCGAGAGGGGAGTAGTGGGCGATGATCTGGGGGATCGTGACCGTCATGTTGGAAGAGTGTGATTTCTGCCGTGTCTCCCCGTTGACGCGAAGCAGCATGTCCAGCTTGCGCGGGTCTCCGAGTTCGTCCGGTGTCACGATCCACGGACCGATCGGGCAGAACGTGTCGATCGCCTTGCAGAAGCTGAAGACACCCGATTTCATCTCGACTCGCTGGATGTCCCGAGCGGTGACATCGTTGAAGATGAGGTAGCCGCCGATGTAGTCCTTGGCCTCCTCGGGCCCGAAGTGCTTTCCCGCCTTCTTGATGACGATCGCGAGCTCCAACTCGTAGTCGAGCTCCGAGGTGAGATGGGAGGGGTAGATGATCGGTTCGTCGGGGCCGATGATGGCATCGACATTCTGGAAGAAGACGATCCATGGGGCGATCTCGTGCGACCAGCCGACTCGCTTCGACTCGTCCTCGTGCTCCCGAAAGTTACCGGCCGTGTGGAAGAACTTCTTCGGGATGATCGGAGCTCGGAGTGTGACATCGGCGAGCGGCCAGGACGGACCTTGGCCATTCCCCGCGGCGGCCAGAGCTTCGTCGCCGCCCTCGAACACGCTTCGCATGTCGGGCGCATCGATGGCGAGTGCGCGGTCGTCTCGGATGAGCCCGGGGTGTCGCGTGCCGGTCGGGTCGTCGAACGTGATCAGTTTCATGCTTTCACCCCACAGAAGGAGACGGCTGTCATTGCATACGACTTGGCGATGTTGGCGAGGGACTCGATGGGAACGCTCTCTCCTTCAGGTCCAGGCAAGGCAGACGAGATCGGACCGTAGTTCACCGCCGGTACCTCGTAGCGCTGCAGCGTGGAGGCATCTGATGCCCAGCGCACGTAGTCGTGCTCGGGCGCGCTTCCGAAGGCCGCCCGATGCGCCTGGTCGATGGCGGTGACGATTGGATGATCTGCGTCGATCTCGGTGCCACAGGCGGTCACGTAGACCTCCATTTCGATGTCCGCCTCCGGGTGGCGTTCATCGAGGTCGTGTACGAGATCGCGGATCGTTGCCTCGGCAGCCTTCATCGGCATCGTCGGTGGCACACGGACGTCGAGAAACACATCCGTCCGGTGTGGGGTTCGACTGACGCGCCACGGGAACCCGCCTCGAATCGCTCCGATGTTGACGACCCCCGAGACGCCGTGGAAGGTGGCCGTTTTCTCCCAGGACGGGATCCACGCGGTGATGTCGTCCAGGACGTTCTGCATCCGGATGATCGAGTTCTCGCGGATCCGGCCTTGGCTGTAGGCAGAGTGGAAGAAGGGCCCCCGCGTCGAGATCCGAACCCACATCGTTCCGAAATGCCCGAGGACGATCTTCTCCTCGGTCGGCTCGCCGAGCACACAGGCGTCGGCGAGGACGCCGTGGGTGACCAGGTGCCGTGTCCCGACCCCATACCCCCGATACTCGGCGCCCTCGAACTCATCACCCCATTCCGCCTTTTCGATCTCTCCCGCGACGCCGGCGACGATGACATCACCTCCGAGCCGGATCCCGGCGTCGAGGATCGCACGGACGGCTTCGACGTAGCATGCGATGGAGCCCTTCATGTTCATGATTCCAAGCCCGAGGATGGCGTCGTCTCGAATGATCGGATCCGGCTTGAATCCAGGGCCTTTCAACCATGGTTCCTCTCCCGAATACGACGTATCGAGATGTCCGTTGAACATGAGCGATCGCCCGCCGCCCGCACCGGTGAGCCGGCCGACCGCGTTGGACCGCCCAGGTTCGATCCTCTGTTGGATGGTGGTGAGCCCGAGATCGGAGAGGACGGCGCAGAGGTAGCCGGCTGCTTCCTCTTCCCGGCCGGTCGGGCTGGGAATGGCAACGAGTGCCATGGCCGTTTCGACGAGTCGGTCTCGGTCCACCGCCTCACCAACGAGGCGGATCGCGTCGGCCGAGGTCACTGGGCGGCCCCCAACCTGGGTAGCACGTGCGATCCGAACAGCTCGAGTTGCCGCACCCGGTTCGCACCCCAGAGTTCCAGCATGATGTGGGTGCAGCCCGCCGCCCGGTAGTCCTCGATGGCGGCGATACAGTCCTCCGGTGTGCCGGCGATGGGATGGACCTTGTCGAGGATCTCGTCGGTGACCTCTTCCTTGGCTGCCAGACGTCCCCCGCGCTCCATCGCGGCTGCGATCGGACGAATCTCATCGAAGGTCAGTCCGGCCTTCTCGAGGAGGACGTCCGCGGACCCTCGAATGTTCTGCACCTTGTTGGCAAGATACATCCCTGCGATCTCACGGGCACCGTCGCGACCTCGATCCCGGTCCTCGTCGATGCTTGCCACGATGGTGCAGCCGATGTCGATGTCGCCGATGTCGCGGTTGGCGCGGAGCGCGCCGATCCGAGCCTTCTCCTTGGCGTATCGGACGAACCCGGGGGTGGTGATGCTGGCGGTCAGCACCCCGTCGGCGATCTCGCCGGCCATGTCGAGCATCTTCGGTCCGGTGGCGGCGATGTACATCGGTACCGGCCACACCGGCGCGTCCGCCTCGGGCGCCAGGGCGGGAATGTGAGCCGAGAACGCCTTGCCATCGAAATCGACGGCGCTACCGGACAGGGTGGCCCGGATGATCTCGACGCTTTCTCGGATGGCCGCGAGAGGCCGCGCAACGGGGCGATCACCGGAGGCAACCTCTTTCATGAAGATCTTCGAAGCTCCCAGGCCGAGGAGGAAGCGGTCCCGCCCTGCCGCTTCCTGGACGACGCGCGCCTCCATCGCAATCTGGAGGGGGTGACGTGTATAGGGCGAGATGATGCCCCATCCGATGGCGATCCTCGAGGTTTCGCGGGCGATGACGGGGGAGAGAGCAGTGGAGGATCGGGCTTCCATGCCATGCTTTCGCCACCAGGGATAGGCCTCGGCGAGCCAGAAGGTGTCGATCCCGGCACGATCGGCGGCCCGGGCATGATCGAGGATCTCCTCGAGCGGCTCCATCGTGAGCTGCATCACTCCCACTCGAAACGGTACCGACACGATGTAGCCCTGCCCTTCTGTCCTCGGTCGTAAGAAACGATATGATACTATGATACTTGCTCAAACCTGGTCCGGGTGAATCGGTACCGGGCTGTCAGAGCGGATCTCCCGGAGATCTGCTGCATCGTCAAATCGGGATCCGCGAATGCCTCGTATCGGACGGTGCGTCGGCTACGAGCGCTGAGGGAGACGTTGGACAGGAGCAAAGAGGCATCCGAGCTCATTGCCGTTTTCGCACGGGCAACCGGCGCTGCTCCACCCGTGGCCATCGGACCGTGGACACGGACATGGACCGTCTGAAGGTCGATTCCGTTGTTGTGTGAGCACGCAAGTACCCGCTCGGGTCGGCGGGTCTGGGATTCCTCATCTTGCCGGGGAAACCTCATCGAGCTGATCGCCCCGAGGGCAACCGGGTGGTTCGCCGACGAGGAAATCCTTGCCATGGAGGTCAGCGACCATGCCATGGCCCGTCGAGGTCCAACCGGCATCTCCAGGCCAGAACGCAGGCGATGTTTGCGATCAACGCGGGTTGGCCCACATCGGCCTGATCGCGGCATGAGGATGCTGGATATCGAAGGTCACACCGCCGGGCCGAAGGGTTCGCCAATCGCGGACCGGGGAGAATAGGCGCGTGCAACGTCACACTCGCCTTATCGAAGCCGAGAAGCCCGAGGATCGCGATCGTGGTCAACCCCGGCCGGACCGCCGCCTGTCCGGTTGAGCCGGCTCCATCCCGCGAGGTGATTTGATATTTGATGAAATATCGCCCTAGCTGTGATAAAGTCCACTCGGCTGGCAGTCGTCCGGACACCGGCCGGCTCAGGTATCGGAGAGGAGGCAGGGCGAATGCGCATGCGGAGTTCGATAGGAATCATGGTGGTGGTGCTGGCCATGTTGGCGGTCGCGTGCAGTAGCGGGTCAACGGCCACGACGGCCACGACGGCCACGACGGCCACGACGGCCACGACCCAGGCCACTACGACTCAGGCGACGACCACGACTGCCGGTGTGACGACTACCGTTCCGCCGGAGCCGATCATGGTTGGCGCTGCCATCGATCTCACGAGCTTCATGGCTCCATTCGATGCGCCGGCCGCCTTGGCAGGCAAGCTGGTTTTCGATGATGTCAACACGTCGGGCGGGGTTGATGGTCGCAAGTTCGATTTTGTCGTTACTGATACTCAGGGCGTGGCGGAGCAGTACAAGGCGGCCGCAACCGAAGATGTTTCGAAAGGCGCCAGTGTGATTTGGGTGACCTGCGATGTCGACATCTCCACTCCTGCGATCCAGGTGGGTCTCGAGGCCGGACTGCTGACCGTGGCGCCTTGTATCGGGACCGATCAGATGGGGCCCAAGCGATTCGCCGCGGCCGGAAAGCTCGCATTCAGCTTCGGTAACGAGGCTCAGGATGAGGGCGCCGCGATGGCCGAGTATGCGATTGGCCAAGGATGGACGACGGCTGTGATCGTTCGCGACAACTTGCTGGTGTATTTCCAGAACGTCGTTGATGCGTTCAAGCAGCGGTTCGTCGAGCGTGGCGGCGAGATCGTTCTGGAGGAGAATTTCACCAACGGTGACGGGACCATCGGGAACGTGGCAACGGCGGTTGCCAACGCCCAGGCCGATGTGGTGGCGATTTCGACCGCTTTCAACGATCTGCCCGGGTTCGTGACCGCGGATCGGAGTCTGGCCGACAACAAGCCCATTCTCTGCTCGTGGGCGTGCGACGGCGCGTACTGGGTGCCGAAGGATCTGTCGAACTTCTACTACGTGACGTATGCGTCCGTGTTCGGTGACGATCCATCCCCCGAGGTGAACGATCTCATCGCAAAGATGGATGCGGCGGGTTCGAAACCCACCACCGGTGGGTTCGTAGGTGGAGCGGATGCCGCAAAAGCCATAGCCGCGGCAATCAAGGCGACCGGTGGGACCGACGGACAGGCCCTGGCCGACTACCTCGAGAACCTCAAAGACTTCCCAGGTGTGGCCGGACCGATCTCCTTCTCGAAAGATGCACACACGGTGTTCGGTCGTCCGTATCGGGTGATCCGCATCACCAACGGGGAACATGCCGTGGTGGACGTACTCTCGGCGACCTCGCCTGCAACGATTCCTTGAGCACGGACGGAATCGCGTCAGCCACCTCTGCGGTTGATGAGAGACGGCCCGCATCGAATCTGCGGGCCGTCTCGATCAGCCGGACCTTTGCGGGTTTGGTGGCACTCTCGGGTGTCGACTTGGAGATCGGACGCGACGAGGTGGTGGGGCTCATCGGTCCAAACGGCGCCGGGAAATCGACGCTGGTGAATATCCTGACCGGGTTCGACCAGCCGACCGACGGCCGAGTCGAGTTCGACGGTGACGACATTACGGTCGTGGCGGCCCACAACCGGGTCAGGATGGGAATCGCTCGGACCTTTCAACACGCCCGGAACTTTCGGGGTCTGTCGGTCCGGGAGAACATTGAGGTGAGTGCACTGGGAGCAGGCGCAACTCCGCGACAGGCGGCGAAGCGAGGAGAGAACCTACTTCGCCTCCTCGATCTGTCCGACCTGGCGGAGATGCAGGCTCACGCGCTCCCTCACGGCGAGGAGCAGAAGCTTGGCGTGGCACGCGCGCTCGCCACCCATCCGAGTTTCGTATTGCTCGATGAGCCTGCTGCGGGACTCGGCGAGGCCGAGGTTCCGGCGTTCGCCGAGGTCGTGCGGGCCGTCAGAGAAGTTCACGAAGCCGGTGTGCTGCTGATCGAGCACAATTTCGACCTCATCGTTCAGGTCTGTGACCGGATCCATGTATTGGAAGAAGGCCGGACCCTTGCCATCGGCTGTCCGGACGAGATCAGACGTCACCCGGCGGTCGTGGCCGCATATCTGGGAACAACCACATCGGGAGTCGGTGGTGGCTGACGCGCTGTTGCAGGTCTCCGACCTGGCTGTGAGGTACGGACCCGTACGAGCGGTCGATGGCGTCGAGTTGTCGATTCGCCCGGGTGAAGTCGTGGGGCTCATCGGCCCCAACGGTGCCGGCAAGTCTTCGCTGTTGTTAGGAGTGACCGGGGTCGTGGAACCCGACCGAGGCGAGGTGCTCTTCGACGGCCGTTCCATTCTCGGGGTTGCGACCGAACAGATCGTCCGCCGCGGGATTGGGCTGGTGCCGGAGGGGCGCCACGTCTTCCCCGAATTCACGGTCCGAGAGAACCTTCGTCTTGGGGCGCTCGGCAGGTCGACGCCGGATGCCCTCACCGAAGACTTGGCCTGGGTGGAAGAACTGTTCCCGGTGGTTGCCGAGCGCCGGGAAGACCTTGCAGGCGTTCTTTCGGGCGGGCAACAGCAGATGCTGGTGATTGCCAGAGCGCTGCTGAGCCGGCCTCGTGTTCTCCTCCTCGATGAGCCGTCGCTCGGCCTGGCTCCTTCGGTCGTCGCGAAGGTCTTTGGCGCACTTGCCGACGTTCGGGATCGCGGTGTCGCCATTCTGCTGGTGGAACAGCGAGCTCAACTCGCCGTCGAGTTCGCGGATCGAACACATGTCATGCGCAATGGCAAATTCGTGATGACACTCGGACCGGGCGAAGAAATGGATGTCGAGGCCATGGCGTCGGCATACTTCGGCTCATGAGTATCGTGCAGGCAATTCCGGACGCCGTTGCTCTCGGCACGCTGTTCGCGCTCGTGGCCATGGGGGTGGGTCTCGTGTTCGGGGTCATCCGCCTGGTGAATTTCGCACACGGCGAATTGATCACCGCGGGTGCATATGCGCTGTTCCTCACCAAGGGCCTTTCCACGGGCGTTCGGGCGGTGATCGCCATCGGCGTGGTGGTCGCGCTCGCTGCGTTGATGGAGGTCGTGTACCGTCCATTGAAGAACGTCGCACCCGCCACGATGCTCATCGCGACGTTCGCGGTGTCGTTCCTGCTGCAGAATGTCGCTCTCGTCGTCTTCGGAGCTCAAGGTGGGAACATGGGCTTCCTCTCCGGGCTGAACCAGGCGTTTCGCCTGGGCCCGTTCCAGGTGAGATGGATCACGCTCGTGGGTCTGGTCGTGGGAAGTCTCTCCCTGGCGGGTATGGCGCTCTTCCTGCGACGCACCGATCTGGGGCTTCAGATGCGAGCGGCTGCTGCAGATGTCTGGATGGCCAAGCTTCTCGGTGTGCCCACGAGGCGAGTTGTTCGATTGGCATTCCTTCTCGGAGGATTGTTGGCTGGAGTCGTCACTTTGGCACTTGCAGTTCAGCGACCACTGGTCACGCCCACCTTCGGTTTCCAGGTGCTCATCCCGGTGTTGGTCGGTGTCGTCGTCGGTGGAATCGATCGACTTGTGCCGGCCACACTCGGAGGCTTCACGATCGGATTCGCCACCGTGCTGATCAGCGTGGCGTTGCCCGGGTCACAACGAGTGTTTCTCAATAGCGTGCTGTTCGCTCTCGTGATCACCGTGCTTCTCGTCAAGCCGGCCGGATTGTTCGAGGGCCGGAACCCGACCGCGGAGCGCGTATGAGTCGGCGTTCCCGGATTTGGCAGCTCGTCGGCCCAGCCATGGTGATAGTCGTGGTTGCGCTGGTCGGGAGCGTGACATCTGCGACGTTGCAGCTTCAGTTCCGGTCGGTGCTGGTGACGACGGCTATTG is a genomic window of bacterium BMS3Abin02 containing:
- a CDS encoding ureidoglycolate lyase — its product is MKLITFDDPTGTRHPGLIRDDRALAIDAPDMRSVFEGGDEALAAAGNGQGPSWPLADVTLRAPIIPKKFFHTAGNFREHEDESKRVGWSHEIAPWIVFFQNVDAIIGPDEPIIYPSHLTSELDYELELAIVIKKAGKHFGPEEAKDYIGGYLIFNDVTARDIQRVEMKSGVFSFCKAIDTFCPIGPWIVTPDELGDPRKLDMLLRVNGETRQKSHSSNMTVTIPQIIAHYSPLGYSPGDIVSTGTVAGVAAFRADAEDFYLQPGDRVECEIENIGILANPIISWEQAYGTPPPTPRRAEP
- the pepQ_2 gene encoding xaa-Pro dipeptidase, with translation MTYAIDTAKLDRVRALMADDGLDALVVRSPDNVCYLTNYWSMKGYAMAVFPREGDPTLMALVPQEEEAHEMAWTSDILLFNGYDPADPRPPAARSLDRTLEVLRERGLTGRIGIERSQLSQGADRMAGEPTVFTEAYFHAFDGVAEKVVDAVPLLTRARLIKTPQEIERMSIANELAALALEHCRERIRVGMSTAELGALWEGHVHEVGIGFDDKVLMARGFSLVWSGDGIRTFTPTKGEPVVSDEPTLFEIWVCADGYWNDLTKNMVVGTLTPRYDRLLDDLLAVWRRAIAYARPGVPLAGLDRIIREGIVEAGYDSPSHPVSHGVGTRAHEPPWPHQAGEGMIEEGMVLAIEPGTYFPGGGGLRLEDNFLITADGAKKLCRYEDDFR
- the leuA_2 gene encoding 2-isopropylmalate synthase, encoding MIDRSRVWTGTLNEEAIDRPLGHVGIYDTSLRDGEQAVGCVLGAELKLEIARALDTLGVDRIEAGFPRVTPEDARAYELIMADDLDAEIWGFSRAVPADVEQLTELGVRFAVVEAPISDGKLAAYGLDRAKVTERVVRAVEHAAGHDVTVCFFGVDGSRADPAFMERIYRAAVDAGAAEVAMVDTLGIASPEAVTLLIERCRAWIGPDIPIHWHGHNDFGLAVAGSLAAVRAGATWVQGSINGMGERAGNTDLGEFALALEALYGGSTRLRFDRMTAVADLIQELSGYDLAPWKAVTGRNLFVRESGAVAMQFHEPAAVEPYSSELVGAERGIVLGKKSGIVSIRIKAAELGIDLPVELEAAVLADVKALGSAKRDLVTDAELRHIVAHRREQG
- the panE_2 gene encoding 2-dehydropantoate 2-reductase; this encodes MTLTRICVVGAGTIGSLCAGHLARVADISLLVRRPEQAEVLNAAGLRISGKSDFTVAVHATTDPATLPEFDLAIVATKAPHVATAVSSLAGHSPNATVMTIQNGLGVEEVIRRHGPWRLISAVTFMSGTRRDDRHVEYELDTATWMGPYAGTATPLPDVEEVGRLFEKAGLHVEVLSDLCPAQWSKLIFNSAVNGVAAVTDLPHVALFARRDRESDLGHLVHDLMEEGLKVATARGVTLWEDPWKMNVEAVSRGSTLAEEYAHIPSMLADIRAGRRTEADFIQGSLVREAALAGVAVPLTTALYRLVKARDRSFDD
- the panE_1 gene encoding 2-dehydropantoate 2-reductase yields the protein MKIGIIGCGAVGSLFAAHLAALDDVEVWIFDVWREHVEAIKRDGLRLTGIGELHTRPRATTDATELPALDFGIVATKGLYTRDAIAASAHAFADAAVCSVQNGVGNEEVIAEYVPRVIRGTTFPAGRVTAPGVVQWDAAGKTWIGPFEPKPAPMEDVIRLAETLTRSGMETQALADARGAQWTKLIFNAASNALCSLTRLPHGRAALHPDVRWVMDAVITEGKAVADELGITMEKDPADLLEESIAVALDHKPSMLQDVFSRRRTEIDQLNGGICRFGDEVGIATPFNRTAWYLIRGLEASWELEET
- the pepQ_1 gene encoding xaa-Pro dipeptidase — its product is MTTPTPSRIEIDRRHRVIRDALARDDLDALVIAGSEYTGFEGAIRWVSGFRMVHRYAYALVPRDGDPIAVFPTEARWVGEHGECWFDEQVFADVPGLWIRELARARGWHRIGVYGVNFIMPVRDHVALTAGDVEIVDYDVEFDLIRAVKSEEELTFVRSSFDLNERGFWEVLDAYEPGKTEAEIMAPAEALFVAHGTTRTTMNMVLSGRHGTAGPEFKHPDPSRPVAADDLLLYSIEIAGPSGYWAEFARPICAGGLASPTIEIMAAYQDCFERARTTLRAGNTAHDVHTAVFGAFSGLAVKAGHVTGHSIDMIMVAHPRIGVGVETVLEENMIISIHPHIVTNDERHCLYVQETFRVTASGGEQLSGVPIVSFDGSERREAP